One genomic region from Sphingobacterium multivorum encodes:
- the hemW gene encoding radical SAM family heme chaperone HemW: MIYVHIPFCKQACHYCDFHFSTSLRYKSEMINAIRREIELRAAYLEDKKVESIYFGGGTPSLLEADEIAQIIDTIGKHFDIANHAEITLEANPDDLNAAKVNSLRNTAINRFSIGIQSFFEEDLKWMNRAHNQQEALASIMRVQDAGFENITCDLIYGYPLLTDEKWRHNMQQLIDFEIPHISSYSMTVENKTALDHFIKKGLSPAIDSDQAADQMSLLIHTLKAAGYEQYEISNFAKNGLYARHNTNYWKGKHYLGIGPSAHSFNGISRAWNVSNNAKYLTSINSNQLPLEIEELSTLDQINESIMTSLRTMWGLDLIVLESKFGQSVKNRVLNDAKPFLTAGNLVLEDNKLRLTDVGKLMADHIMSDLFIIED; this comes from the coding sequence ATGATTTATGTCCATATCCCCTTCTGTAAACAGGCTTGTCATTATTGTGACTTCCATTTTAGCACTTCACTACGATACAAAAGTGAGATGATCAATGCCATACGACGGGAAATTGAGCTCAGGGCAGCCTATTTGGAAGACAAAAAGGTCGAATCGATCTATTTTGGTGGCGGTACCCCTTCTTTACTGGAAGCGGATGAGATCGCGCAGATCATCGATACAATAGGGAAGCATTTTGACATCGCAAATCATGCTGAAATTACACTGGAAGCTAATCCCGACGATCTAAATGCCGCCAAAGTAAACAGTCTGCGGAATACAGCAATCAATCGATTCAGCATAGGCATACAGTCTTTTTTTGAAGAGGATCTCAAATGGATGAACAGAGCACATAATCAACAGGAAGCACTGGCTTCAATTATGCGGGTGCAAGATGCGGGCTTTGAAAATATTACCTGTGATCTTATTTATGGCTATCCTTTACTGACTGACGAGAAATGGCGCCACAATATGCAACAGCTGATTGACTTTGAAATTCCCCATATTTCTTCGTATTCCATGACTGTAGAAAATAAGACAGCATTGGATCACTTCATTAAAAAAGGCTTAAGTCCAGCAATCGATTCGGATCAGGCTGCGGATCAGATGAGCCTTCTTATCCATACATTGAAAGCTGCGGGATATGAACAATATGAAATTTCCAATTTTGCAAAAAATGGCCTTTATGCGCGTCACAATACAAATTATTGGAAAGGTAAACATTATCTTGGTATAGGCCCTTCGGCACATTCGTTCAATGGAATTTCCAGAGCCTGGAATGTTTCCAACAATGCGAAATATTTAACCTCAATCAATTCAAACCAACTTCCCCTGGAAATTGAGGAGCTTTCTACACTGGACCAAATCAACGAAAGCATCATGACTTCGTTGAGAACCATGTGGGGGCTCGATTTGATTGTGCTGGAAAGTAAATTCGGACAATCTGTCAAAAACCGCGTATTAAATGATGCAAAGCCATTTCTGACAGCGGGCAATCTCGTTTTGGAGGACAATAAGTTACGCTTGACAGATGTAGGTAAATTAATGGCCGATCACATCATGTCTGACCTATTCATTATAGAAGATTAG